A stretch of the Pseudomonas sp. ACM7 genome encodes the following:
- a CDS encoding sensor domain-containing diguanylate cyclase, with product MGHPSVNNRIEQSRHGVPWVAEQAGATLKVRSAVILLVAVCLSMTAIVIWEAWNSRQYHLHDKEVAMSNLAQTLASQAQASIKQADTLLLTLVDRLENDGIDQARMPRLERLLKAQRSELSQLHGLFIYDEEGRWIANSNGAVVPDANNADREYFIFHRNHPDRGPHIGPSIKSRSSGEWIMTVSRRVNHPDGRFAGVALATIYLSHFLGLYDSIDMGHNGVINLIADDATIVVRRPFKEAEIGISVAKGPLFTQLLPKGNSGTAMVPSYVDGVERVVGFRRVDGYPLIIFAALNKDEVLAAWREEVLLSAGIVSLFLGFLGVLGYRLIRLMRQQNHVQGVLLDTQEKLIEVNRSLELLALEDALTGLSNRRQFDLFILAEMGRARRNQTHLALLMIDVDHFKSFNDLYGHVAGDECLRNISTIIRDNIKRPGDLSARYGGEEFAVVLPGTDYVGAFLVAEKIRRAVQQAGIRHSEGAEGTVTVSLGVAAYDPASQAQPSDLVGAADKALYVAKASGRNMSVIAN from the coding sequence ATGGGTCATCCGTCCGTCAACAATCGAATTGAACAATCGCGCCATGGCGTGCCTTGGGTCGCCGAGCAAGCCGGGGCAACTCTCAAGGTTCGCTCTGCGGTGATTCTGCTGGTCGCGGTGTGCCTGTCCATGACGGCTATCGTGATTTGGGAAGCCTGGAACTCGCGCCAGTACCATCTGCATGACAAGGAAGTGGCGATGTCCAACCTTGCGCAGACCCTGGCCTCGCAAGCACAGGCGTCGATCAAGCAAGCCGATACGCTGCTGTTGACCCTGGTGGATCGCCTCGAAAACGACGGCATCGACCAGGCCCGGATGCCCCGGCTGGAGCGTTTACTCAAGGCCCAGCGCAGTGAGTTGAGCCAGCTCCATGGCTTGTTTATCTATGATGAAGAAGGGCGCTGGATTGCCAATTCCAATGGCGCCGTCGTGCCGGATGCCAACAACGCCGATCGTGAGTATTTTATCTTCCATCGCAATCATCCCGACCGCGGTCCCCACATCGGCCCCTCGATCAAGAGTCGTTCGAGCGGTGAATGGATCATGACGGTGTCCCGCCGCGTCAATCATCCGGATGGCCGTTTTGCCGGCGTGGCGTTGGCAACGATTTATCTCAGCCATTTCCTCGGGCTCTACGACAGCATCGACATGGGTCATAACGGCGTGATCAACCTGATCGCCGACGACGCCACCATCGTCGTCCGCCGGCCGTTCAAAGAAGCTGAAATCGGCATCAGCGTCGCCAAGGGACCGTTGTTTACGCAACTGTTGCCCAAGGGCAATTCAGGCACGGCAATGGTCCCGTCCTATGTGGATGGCGTCGAGCGTGTGGTCGGATTTCGCAGGGTCGACGGTTATCCGCTGATCATCTTTGCGGCGCTGAACAAAGATGAAGTCCTGGCCGCCTGGCGTGAGGAGGTACTGCTGAGTGCCGGGATCGTCTCGTTATTCCTGGGGTTTCTGGGCGTCCTCGGTTATCGCCTCATTCGCCTCATGAGGCAGCAGAACCATGTGCAGGGCGTATTGCTGGATACGCAGGAAAAACTGATCGAGGTCAACCGCAGTCTTGAGTTGCTGGCGCTGGAGGACGCGCTGACCGGACTGTCCAACCGGCGTCAGTTCGATCTGTTCATCCTCGCCGAAATGGGCCGCGCCAGGCGCAACCAGACCCACCTCGCGCTGCTGATGATCGATGTCGATCACTTCAAGAGCTTCAATGATCTTTACGGCCATGTGGCCGGCGATGAGTGTTTGCGCAACATCAGCACGATCATCCGGGACAACATCAAGCGCCCCGGTGACCTGTCTGCCCGCTATGGTGGCGAAGAATTTGCGGTGGTACTACCCGGCACCGACTACGTGGGGGCGTTTCTGGTGGCGGAAAAAATCCGCCGCGCGGTTCAGCAGGCCGGCATCCGACACAGTGAAGGGGCTGAAGGCACGGTGACGGTCAGCCTGGGGGTCGCCGCTTACGATCCGGCGTCACAAGCCCAGCCCAGCGACCTGGTGGGGGCCGCCGACAAGGCGCTTTACGTGGCCAAGGCCAGCGGCCGGAACATGAGCGTCATTGCCAACTGA
- a CDS encoding LysR family transcriptional regulator, producing MLSIEDLTLLEAIRETGSLSRAAAHLGKAPSTVSYAARQLEERFDALLFDRRRYRLQLTPAGELLVNEAARLMQDVSRLTQRVQQVANGWESRLWIVTDELLEFEALIPVIHEFDALESGVPLRITQEVLKGVWEALREGRADLIIGATNEPLAIPSLRWMQLGEMEWVFAVSPRHPLARAQEPISRAMVAQHRAIVVADSSRVTEGSTYGVSGGQPVLAVPTMRAKILAQCDGLGVGWLPKHRVGSLLKNGTLVEKQMADPREPNILYAGWRGDHDGRALGWWLEKLKQSYLSTKLVQGSDRFV from the coding sequence ATGTTGTCGATTGAAGATCTCACGCTGCTCGAAGCCATCCGGGAAACCGGAAGCCTGTCCCGGGCCGCGGCCCACTTGGGCAAGGCGCCCTCGACGGTGTCCTACGCCGCGCGACAACTGGAGGAACGCTTTGACGCCTTGCTGTTCGACCGTCGTCGCTACCGCTTGCAACTGACCCCGGCGGGTGAGTTGCTGGTGAACGAGGCGGCGCGACTGATGCAAGACGTCTCGCGGCTGACCCAGCGGGTGCAGCAAGTGGCCAATGGCTGGGAGAGCCGGCTATGGATCGTCACCGATGAGTTGCTCGAATTCGAAGCGTTGATCCCGGTGATTCACGAGTTCGATGCGCTGGAATCCGGCGTGCCGTTGCGCATCACTCAGGAAGTCCTCAAAGGTGTTTGGGAAGCCCTGCGTGAAGGCCGCGCGGACCTGATCATCGGCGCCACCAACGAGCCACTGGCGATCCCCTCCTTGCGCTGGATGCAACTGGGGGAAATGGAATGGGTGTTCGCGGTGTCACCCAGGCACCCGCTGGCCAGGGCCCAGGAGCCGATTTCACGCGCCATGGTTGCGCAGCATCGGGCGATTGTCGTGGCCGATTCGTCCAGGGTTACCGAGGGCAGCACTTACGGCGTCTCCGGCGGCCAACCGGTGCTCGCTGTGCCGACCATGCGCGCCAAGATCCTCGCCCAGTGCGACGGGTTGGGCGTGGGTTGGTTACCGAAGCATCGGGTCGGCTCGTTGCTGAAAAACGGCACGCTGGTTGAAAAACAGATGGCCGACCCGCGTGAGCCGAATATCTTGTATGCCGGCTGGCGTGGCGATCACGACGGCCGCGCCTTGGGCTGGTGGCTGGAAAAACTCAAGCAATCGTACCTGTCAACCAAACTGGTTCAGGGCAGTGACCGGTTTGTTTGA
- a CDS encoding DUF2784 domain-containing protein codes for MLYRIAADGLVLFHLLFILFVLFGGLLVLKWRPLIWWHLPAAVWGVSVEVFHLTCPLTQWENLMRDAAGQTGYSGGFIEHYVWPVIYPAGLTPAIQLGLGSVVLAINVVVYLRLIRLWQRPTGA; via the coding sequence ATGCTTTACCGAATCGCCGCCGACGGGCTGGTCCTGTTTCATCTGTTGTTCATTCTGTTCGTGCTGTTCGGCGGGCTGCTGGTGCTCAAATGGCGCCCCCTGATCTGGTGGCACCTGCCCGCGGCGGTGTGGGGTGTGTCGGTGGAAGTCTTCCACCTGACCTGCCCGCTGACGCAGTGGGAAAACCTCATGCGCGACGCGGCCGGGCAAACCGGTTATAGCGGCGGTTTCATCGAACACTACGTGTGGCCGGTCATTTACCCGGCGGGCCTGACACCGGCGATTCAGCTGGGACTGGGCAGCGTGGTGCTGGCGATCAACGTGGTGGTCTACCTTCGGTTGATCAGGCTGTGGCAGCGCCCAACGGGCGCGTAG
- the dapA gene encoding 4-hydroxy-tetrahydrodipicolinate synthase has protein sequence MSSFQGIWVPLVTPFRNGAIDFVGLRRLVNHLLEKGVDGVVVCGTTAEAAALSKHEQLAVLDAVLAQVPAERVVMGLAGNNMTELLQFQSEILKRPLAGLLVPPPYYIRPSQAGLEAFFKAVADASSVPLILYDIPYRTGVAFEQATLLNIVAHERIVAIKDCGGNQSNTLALLGSGKVDVLCGEDNQIFSALCLGAKGAIAASAHVHPELFVALYQQIRDNRLATGRATFFQLLPLIHSLFIEPNPAPVKTALSLEGLIDDELRAPMQRSSVAMAVRLKEVLAALNSNNR, from the coding sequence ATGTCATCGTTTCAAGGTATCTGGGTCCCTCTCGTTACACCGTTTCGCAACGGTGCGATCGATTTCGTCGGCTTGCGCCGGTTGGTCAATCATCTGCTGGAAAAAGGTGTCGATGGCGTTGTGGTCTGCGGCACCACGGCGGAAGCGGCGGCACTGAGCAAACACGAGCAACTGGCGGTGCTCGATGCGGTGCTGGCGCAGGTGCCGGCGGAACGGGTGGTCATGGGCCTGGCCGGCAACAATATGACCGAGCTGCTGCAATTTCAGAGCGAAATCCTGAAACGTCCACTGGCCGGTTTGCTGGTACCGCCGCCGTATTACATCCGCCCTTCCCAGGCGGGCCTCGAAGCGTTTTTCAAAGCCGTCGCCGATGCCTCCAGCGTTCCGCTCATTCTTTACGACATCCCTTACCGCACCGGCGTGGCGTTCGAGCAGGCAACCCTGCTCAACATCGTCGCCCATGAGCGAATCGTCGCGATCAAGGATTGCGGCGGCAATCAGTCCAACACCCTGGCACTGCTAGGCAGTGGCAAGGTCGACGTGCTGTGCGGCGAAGATAACCAGATCTTCAGCGCCTTGTGCCTGGGCGCCAAAGGCGCCATTGCCGCTTCGGCGCATGTTCATCCGGAGCTGTTCGTGGCGTTATATCAACAGATCCGCGACAACCGGTTAGCGACTGGTCGAGCGACATTCTTCCAACTGTTGCCGCTGATTCACAGCCTGTTCATCGAGCCCAATCCCGCCCCGGTGAAAACCGCCCTGTCCCTTGAAGGCTTGATCGACGACGAACTGCGCGCGCCGATGCAACGCAGCAGCGTAGCCATGGCGGTGCGTCTGAAGGAAGTACTGGCGGCGTTGAACAGCAACAATCGATAG
- a CDS encoding AzlC family ABC transporter permease, giving the protein MSNSLMPRSAFLRGAAAIMPLSLATAPWGLLAGSMAIEANLTPLQGQGLSSIVFAGAAQLVAIGMLKGGAGIFSILLTTLLLTSQHLLYGMSLRSVISPLPGRWRVGLGFLLTDELFALTSAHDKQQFNRWYALGVGLTFYIAWNLFTLAGIVLGSSIPGLEHLGLDFSIAATFIALITPVVRNVPTVVCVAVSLFCSVLFSYWQWGSALVLSGLAGMTAGFICNKFYGGRT; this is encoded by the coding sequence ATGTCCAATTCACTCATGCCGCGCAGTGCCTTTCTTCGCGGCGCTGCGGCGATCATGCCGTTGTCCCTGGCCACCGCGCCCTGGGGACTGCTGGCCGGCTCCATGGCCATCGAGGCCAATCTCACGCCCCTGCAAGGCCAGGGGTTGTCGAGCATCGTGTTTGCCGGGGCGGCGCAACTGGTGGCGATCGGCATGCTCAAGGGCGGTGCCGGGATCTTTTCGATTTTGCTGACGACGCTGCTGCTGACCTCCCAGCATTTGCTTTACGGGATGAGCCTGCGTTCGGTGATTTCGCCGTTGCCGGGTCGCTGGCGTGTGGGGTTGGGCTTTTTGCTCACCGATGAGCTGTTCGCCCTGACCAGTGCGCATGACAAACAACAGTTCAACCGCTGGTACGCGTTGGGTGTCGGCCTGACGTTTTACATCGCCTGGAACCTCTTCACCCTGGCCGGTATCGTACTGGGCAGCAGCATTCCGGGGCTGGAACATCTGGGACTGGACTTCTCCATCGCGGCGACTTTTATCGCCCTGATCACCCCCGTGGTGCGGAACGTGCCGACCGTGGTGTGTGTGGCGGTGTCGCTGTTCTGCTCGGTGCTGTTCAGCTACTGGCAATGGGGCTCGGCGCTAGTACTGTCGGGGTTGGCGGGCATGACCGCAGGCTTTATCTGCAACAAATTCTACGGTGGACGCACATGA
- a CDS encoding AzlD domain-containing protein, whose translation MVWAVIFGMGLLVFLNRYVFLEPRLPVRLSSNARQFLGFAVPGMLTAICGPIVFMPDKQLNLQWDNPYLISSLVAVGLVLYTRNTLLSMLLSMGFFFLLRWWL comes from the coding sequence ATGGTCTGGGCGGTTATTTTTGGCATGGGGCTATTGGTGTTCCTCAACCGCTATGTGTTTCTGGAGCCGCGGCTGCCCGTGCGCTTGAGCAGTAATGCGCGGCAGTTCCTGGGGTTTGCGGTGCCGGGCATGTTGACGGCGATCTGTGGGCCGATCGTGTTCATGCCGGACAAGCAGCTGAATCTGCAGTGGGACAACCCGTACCTGATCAGTTCGCTGGTGGCGGTGGGGCTGGTGCTTTACACCCGCAATACCTTGCTCAGCATGTTGTTGAGCATGGGGTTCTTCTTTTTGCTGCGTTGGTGGCTCTAA
- a CDS encoding transposase domain-containing protein, with translation MSVAQDLSAVLDFAEQPLSRLEVFTDHIPHDWITAAAALADKATIRRRRLPSDVVLWLVVGMALFRGEPIV, from the coding sequence ATGTCTGTTGCTCAGGATTTAAGCGCGGTTTTGGATTTTGCTGAGCAACCGCTCTCTCGCCTTGAGGTGTTCACCGATCATATTCCTCATGATTGGATTACCGCGGCGGCCGCTCTGGCGGATAAAGCCACGATCCGACGTCGGCGCTTGCCTTCGGACGTAGTCCTTTGGCTGGTAGTCGGGATGGCACTTTTCAGAGGTGAGCCAATAGTCG
- a CDS encoding DUF6555 family protein produces the protein MSKLIPYAVHYMFDGVRQHFFKLAEQFSDVEAIHSASAHAYPDSDRQIAAHANLETARIKAQQLGITHIRWNEAI, from the coding sequence ATGAGCAAACTCATCCCCTATGCCGTGCACTATATGTTCGACGGCGTTCGTCAGCACTTTTTCAAACTGGCCGAACAGTTTTCCGATGTCGAGGCGATACATTCGGCGTCCGCCCATGCTTATCCCGACTCCGACCGTCAAATCGCCGCACACGCCAACCTCGAAACCGCGCGCATCAAAGCGCAACAATTGGGTATTACGCACATTCGCTGGAATGAAGCGATCTGA
- a CDS encoding SOS response-associated peptidase — translation MCGRLSQYRGIHDFVAVLSIPDALINHVGDEPLARYNAAPTTQLALLHLESNGLHADFQRWGWRPHWAKDRAAPINARVEKVAHGAFFRAIWPHRAIVPIDNWFEWVDTGDSTRQPWLIRRRDRAPILCAAIGQFPGAGGESRADDGFVIITADSAGGMLDIHDRRPVVLSAPLAREWLDPATPKERAEQMALLQGEVSEVFEWYKVDRAVGNSRNQGVALIDETP, via the coding sequence ATGTGCGGACGCCTGTCGCAGTACCGTGGCATTCACGATTTTGTCGCCGTGCTGAGCATCCCCGACGCGTTGATCAACCACGTCGGTGATGAGCCGCTGGCCCGCTACAACGCGGCGCCCACCACGCAACTCGCCCTCCTGCATCTGGAGAGCAACGGCTTGCACGCCGATTTTCAGCGCTGGGGATGGCGGCCGCACTGGGCGAAGGATCGGGCGGCACCGATCAATGCACGGGTCGAAAAAGTCGCCCACGGCGCCTTCTTCCGGGCGATCTGGCCGCACCGCGCGATCGTGCCGATCGACAACTGGTTCGAATGGGTCGACACCGGGGATTCGACGAGGCAACCGTGGCTCATCCGCCGACGGGACCGGGCGCCGATTTTATGCGCGGCGATCGGACAGTTTCCCGGCGCGGGGGGTGAGTCGCGGGCCGACGACGGTTTTGTGATCATCACCGCCGACAGTGCGGGCGGCATGCTCGACATTCATGACCGGCGCCCCGTGGTGTTGTCTGCGCCGCTGGCGCGGGAATGGCTTGACCCGGCCACCCCCAAAGAACGCGCAGAGCAGATGGCGCTGTTGCAGGGTGAAGTCAGCGAGGTTTTCGAGTGGTACAAGGTTGACAGAGCAGTGGGCAATTCAAGAAATCAAGGCGTTGCACTGATTGATGAAACACCCTGA
- a CDS encoding ABC transporter ATP-binding protein → MTDHLLDIRVERKTFAATTVLKNIHLQLQPREAVSLLGPSGCGKSTLLRIIAGLEKDFEGEVFSSAGEVAFVFQEPRLMPWLTVEQNIGFSADNQYDKAWVAQLIDEVGLGGFAQALPKALSGGMAQRVAIARGLYSRPQVLLLDEPFSAVDAFTRMKLQDLLLQLGERHAIALLLVTHDVDEALYLSDRVLVMDNRPSSIRQELAVQLAHPRDRRDPLLARLKALSLTELQRAHVI, encoded by the coding sequence ATGACCGACCACCTGCTGGACATTCGCGTCGAGCGCAAAACCTTCGCCGCCACCACCGTGCTCAAGAACATCCATTTGCAACTACAACCCCGGGAGGCCGTCAGCCTGCTGGGGCCCAGCGGTTGCGGGAAAAGCACGTTGCTGCGCATCATCGCCGGCCTGGAAAAGGACTTTGAGGGCGAAGTGTTCAGCAGCGCCGGGGAAGTCGCTTTTGTGTTCCAGGAGCCGCGACTGATGCCATGGCTGACAGTCGAACAGAACATCGGTTTCAGCGCCGACAACCAATACGACAAAGCCTGGGTCGCGCAACTGATCGACGAAGTCGGCCTCGGCGGTTTTGCTCAAGCCCTGCCCAAAGCGCTGTCGGGTGGCATGGCGCAGCGGGTGGCGATCGCTCGCGGCCTCTACTCGCGACCGCAGGTGCTGTTGCTCGACGAACCCTTCAGCGCGGTGGACGCCTTTACCCGAATGAAACTGCAGGACCTGCTGCTGCAACTGGGCGAACGTCACGCCATCGCCCTGCTGCTGGTGACCCACGACGTGGATGAAGCGCTGTACCTCAGTGATCGGGTGCTGGTGATGGACAATCGCCCCAGCAGCATTCGTCAGGAGCTTGCGGTGCAACTGGCCCATCCTCGTGACCGGCGCGACCCGCTGCTCGCTCGCCTCAAGGCCTTGTCGTTGACCGAGTTGCAGCGCGCCCATGTGATCTGA